The Ectothiorhodospiraceae bacterium BW-2 nucleotide sequence TCGGGGTCGCTTCGGGAGCGGGTCCTGCGGCCGGTCTCTATGGGGCGGTGTTGGTGGGACTCTTTGCGGCTCTGTTCGGTAGTACGCCGACGCTCATCTCTGAACCGACTGGGCCGATGACGGTGGTGATGACCGCTGTGATCGCCAGCCTGATGGCGGCTAATCCCGATAATGGCATGGCGATGGCTTTTACGGTGGTGATGTTGGCGGGGCTGTTTCAGATGCTGTTCGGGGTGTTGCGGCTCGGGCGCTATGTCACCATGATGCCCTATACGGTTGTCTCCGGCTTTATGACTGGGATCGGGATTATCTTGATTATTTTACAGTTAGGGCCACTTCTCGGACAGGCACCGCCGCCCGGCGGCGTGGTGGGGAGTGTGACCTCGCTGCCGGAGCTAATAGCGGCCATTAAGCCGGCCGAAACTCTACTGGCTGTGATGACCTTTGCACTGATTCTGTTCTTTCCTAACGCTTGGCGCCGCTATCTGCCACCGCAGCTCGTCGCCTTGGTGGCGGGGACTTTCATTGCGGTCTGGTTCCTTTCTGAGAGCGATATTCGTCAAATTGGCCCGATTCCGATGGGCTTACCGCAGCTACAGCTACCCCACTTTACTGCCGCACAGTGGCAGGCGATGGTGATGGATGGGGTGGTGTTGGCGGTGCTAGGGAGTATCGATGCGCTGTTAACTTCGGTGATTGCTGAAAATTTAACCCGCAAGCAGTGTAGCTCCGATAAGGAGCTCATTGGCCAAGGGATAGGTAATCTCGCCTCTGGCCTCTTCGGTGGGATTCCGGGGGCGGGGGCGACGATGGGCACGGTAGTCAATATTCAGACCGGTGCGAAGACAGCGCTGTCGGGGGTGACTCGGGCGCTACTGCTGCTGGTGGTCGTGTTGTGGGCCGCCGACTTAACCGCTCATATCCCGCTGGCGGTGTTAGCCGGAATTGCGATTAAGGTCGGTATCGATATTATCGACTGGTCGTTTTTGAGGCGAGCTCACCGAGTATCGACTAAAGCGGCGGTTATTATGTATGGGGTGATTCTGTTAACGGTATTTGTTGATCTGATCACGGCGGTAGTGATTGGAGTCTTTATCGCTAATCTGTTGACGATTGAGCGGATGGCGAAGATTCAGAGTCGTTCACTGGAGGCGATTCAACATGCTGATGGTTCAGGCAGCATGAGTCAGGATGAGCAGATGTTAATGGAGCGGGCTCAGGGCAAGATTTTGGTCTTTGTGCTTGGAGGGGCGCTCATCTTTGGCGTGGCCAAGGCGATTTCGAGAAAACGGGCGGTACTGGCCGATCACCAAGTGCTAGTGCTAGACTTCACTCAGGTGCCGATGTTGGGGGTCTCCTCATCCCTAGCGATAGAGCAGATGATCTTGGAAGATAGGGCCAACAATAAGCCGGTCTATCTTGTCGGTATGCAGCAGAGCATTCATAAAAGATTGGCCAATATGGGTGTGTTGCAACAGGTGGGGGAGGAGAATATTCTTCAAACTCGGCAGGAGGCGCTAGAGCGTGCTAATCGTTACCTTGATCAGAAACAGCTTGAGGATGCCGAAGTGGCGGTGGCGATAGTGGCTAAAAGTGGTCGTAGTGATATTCGGCTCTTTGGAGGGCGTTAGCGGGGAGCCATTAACAGCCTTGTTGAGCGCTATGGTTATCGTGGCGCTGTTGTTCTAATAGATGGATTAAGATAAAACGGTATGATTAGTTTGCGAACTTATGTCTATATTGATGCGTTGCAGCCGCAGTTAGCGGCCTATATCGCGACTGCCTCGCAGGGGTTTTTACCGGTACCGGGCGATGCCTGCCTCTGGGTTGAGGTCTCCCCGGGGATGGCAGTCCACCGCCTAACCGACAGGGCGCTCAAGGCGACTCGGGTCCATTTAGCGCAGCAGGTGGTTGAACGGGCCTATGGGTCGATGGTGATTCACCAACGGGATCAGAGCGATGTGATTGAGGCCGGTCGGGCTATTTTAGCCACCATGGGGGCGAAACAGAGCGATAGGCAGCAGTGCAAAATCGCTTGGCAAGAGACTATTCGCGGCATGAGCCCCGATCATACGGTACTCATTAATCGTCAAGATCGGCGCGGTAATATGATTTTGCCGGGTCAAAGTATGTTTATTCTTGAGACTGAGCCGGCGGGCTATATCGTCTATGCGGCCAATCAGGCGGAGAAGGCGGCCGATATTTCGTTAATTGATGTACGGGCGGTCGGGGCTTATGGACGATTGATCCTCTCGGGGCGGGAGGGGGCGATCGACGAGGCGGCACAGGCGGCCATTACGGCGGTTAATAATCCCTCTGGAACTTAAATAGATGCACCGACTGCAACTGTTAACGCTGTTAAGTCACTACACGACCCGCTTTATGGATGAGGCGGCCTTTGTCAAAAATACGCTCGACTTTGTCCAACAGCACGAAAACTGCTTTGACAGAGAGCTACAGATAGGCCATGTGACCGGTTCAGCTTGGGTTGTCAGTCGTGATCGGCAGCAGGTACTGCTGCTGCACCATAAAAAGCTGGATCAGTGGTTTCAACCCGGCGGCCACGCCGATGGTGAGGCTGATATCGTTCATGTCGCCTTAAAGGAGACTGCCGAGGAGAGCGGCCTGCCTGAGGAGGCGATTCACTTGGTGAGCGACGCGCTGTTTGATGTCGATATCCATACGATTGCAGCTAATTTGCATGATAATCGCCATCTTCACTTCGATATTCGTTTTCTAGTCGAGGTCGATGAGAGGCTGCCGGTGCCTGGTAATGATGAGTCGCACCAAATTCTATGGGTGCCGCTCTATCGGACACTACAATTTAACAATAACCGCTCCACCTATCGGATGCTAGAGAAGACTCGGCGACTGCAGCTACATCATTTTGCTCGGTCTATTTAGTCAAACTGGCAAATAGGAGCGGCAGCTTCTCTGGTAGCCTATCGACATGGTCGATAATGGTGTAGTTGTTATCGCCAAAAATTCGTCTGACATAGTGATCTGCGTGTGGATCAAGGGTTAGACAGTAGGTGAGGATCCCGCTGCTATAGAGCTCTTCAACCGCCTTTTTGGTGTCGTGTCGCAGGTGTTGTGGATCTCGTTCATCGATATCGGCCGGCTCGCCATCGGTCACCAATAGGATTAGTTTGCGCTGCTCTGGCTGTTTGCTTAGGTGGTAGCCTGCGTGGCGCAGAGCGGCCCCCATGCGGGTTGATAGCCCCCCTCTCATTCCTGCGAGTCGCGATTTGACCTCGTCATCAAACTTTTGGCCGATATCTTTAAAACGGTAGTAGTGGACATCGTGGCGTCCATCGGAGGCGAAGCCGTGCAGGGCGAAAGGATCGCCAATCCCCTGAATGGCGATTGAGACTAAAGTGGCCGCCTCGCGGGTTAACTGTAGTACCGTCTTATCGGTACCGGCCATCGTCTCGTTGGTCGATTCGGAGAGATCCATCAGCACCACTACCGCTAAATCGCGGCTTTTGATCACATTACGCATGGTGATACGGGGGCTCGGCTGCTCTCCCATCCGAATGGCAACCATGGCATCGACGGCGGCATTAATATCGATTTCGTCGCCATCTTCCATATTGCGCACCCGCTGTACCCCCTCTGGGGTGAGCAGATCGATAATCTGCTTAATGCGGTGGGCTATCGGCCGGTACTCCAGTAGAATTTGGTCGATATCTGCTGGGTTAGCACGCAGTGGGCGTCGCTCATAGAGGGTGACCCAGTCGGGGCGGGCGAGCTGTATCTGGTAGTCCCACTCCGGATAGTGGAATGGATCGGAGATTGGCTCTTTACCCCACATCTCATTAAAGCTTTTGGTGGTGGTGAGATCATCTTCGTAGGGGAACATCTCATCGGGACAGCTCCAGATCTCCTGCGCATCATCACCGGCGAGTTCGCAATCGACCTCGTTGGCCATCTCCATAATCGTCATGACCCGCCGAACTTGGCGTTGGCTAGCGGGAAGATAGTGGTTACCACTGCTTTGCCACATTAGCTCGTCAAACTCCCAGATATAGCGGTTATCGTCGCGATAGGGGATACGAATGCGCTCTAAAATTCTCAGGCTTGGTACCGCCTTGCGTTGACTGAAAATAGTAAATAGCTCCAGTCCCATCTGCCAAGAGAACCGATTATCATCCCGTTTTGTATCAATATTGGCATGAAAACGGGCCGCGAAGCGGTTGAGCTGCTCATCATCGCACTGCACTTCGCTATCGAGCAGCATAAGCGCCATAGACTCTAAGATTGGCATGGTTTCATGCTCTGCTCTCTCGGTCTGTGGTAGTCGTAGCAGCGTCTGCCACAGCTTTTTTAGACCGGGAAATTCGGTGGCGGCTCGATACTCAACGCGGGCATCCTCTAATAGACCGATAAAGAAGAGTTGGGCTGGGCTTAGCTGCTCTGCCGAGAGGGGGGAGGTGGTGTAGCAGAGATGCGAGGCCATGTGTGCCGCTGTGGCGCGATAGAGCTCTAGCCCTAAAATGGGGTTCTCGCTGCTACCGATATCATCTACGGCATCGGGTAGGTGCAGAATGTGGTGTTCAATGTAGGGCCTAAAGTCGGTATAGTCGGCCCCCGTTGGGCGCAGAAAGAAGTCCCGACCCCACAGTGCCCGTAGGTAGAAGTTGAGTTTGCGCTGAGTTTTGACGAACAGTACCCCGCGCCGCTCTCTTTGCAGTACGGCTTTAGAGTCGGCCGACTCTAGGTTAAAGTAGGCGGTCAGGTTGTTAAAGTCTCGTCGATAGGCTTGGGCGCCAAAATTGGCCCAGCGCCGCAGGCCGCTTAGGGTCAGTTTGGAGAGCAGCTCATCGATATGGTTTAGCATCGGCCGCACACCACGGGCGGCGGTGGAGGAGAGTTGATGCATCAGTGTGAGATAGCCGCGCAGTAACTCGGCATCCCCTAAATGTCGTGCCGCTGAAGGGAGGCTGCTTAATAGTAGGGTAATGACCTCGCCTGAGACCATGGAGGAGAGTTTCATCGCCGCTGTTAGGCAGTCGTTGATAATATCCTCGCCACACTCCTTGACAACCAGTGGCATCTCTTGCAGGTAGGTAATGACCAGATCATTCCCTCGTCCTAGCTTGCATAGCGCTTTGGCTCCCTCCAGATAGTCTCGTAGTCCGGTGGGGGACATCAGTCGTGCCGCCTCATGGAAGGTACCCTCTAGCACCTCTCTTATCGCCGGTACACTATCAAGAAACTCTCGGTACTCTTCGAGCTGAATACTCATCGAACGACTCCCCTATCACTGACTACCATCGAACCCTCATGCTGTTCTAACCAAAAAATGTCTGTACCGCAGCCTTAAGGGTATCTCGCATATCGGGATCGTCAGTGAGTGGTGTCACCATCGTCATGCTACAGGCCGAGGCCGGTTCGATACCTTTGTGAATCAGTTGACCGGCATAGACTAGCAGCCGTGTCGAAATCCCCTCATCCAGACCGTGACCCTTCAGATTTCGGGCGCGATGGGCAATTTGTACCAGTTTGGCGGCCGTTGTGCTATCAACCCCCGACTCTTTTGCAACAATCGCTACCTCTTTCTCTTCACATGGGTAGTCAAAGTCGAGACCGCCAAAGCGCTGTTTGGTGGACTGCTTCAGATCTTTCATGAGACTCTGATAGCCAGGATTGTAAGAGATGACGAGCTGAAAATCGGGGTGGGCGACGACTAACTCCCCCTTCTTATCTAATGGGAGGGTGCGGCGGTGATCGGTTAAGGGGTGGATCACCACGGTGGTATCTTGACGCGCCTCAACGATCTCATCGAGATAGCAGATAGCGCCGAGGCGAGCGGCGGTGGTGAGCGGGCCATCTTGCCATTTGGTGCCATCTTTATCGAGTAGAAAGCGACCGACCAGATCAGAGGCGGTCATATCTTCGTTACAGGCAACGGTAATGAGTGGCCGCTGCAATTTCCAAGCCATATACTCTACAAAGCGTGACTTACCACATCCGGTAGGCCCTTTTAACATCATTGGCATACGGACATTGTAGGCGGCCTCGTAGAGGGCGACCTCATCTGCGACCGACTCATAGTAGGGCTCAGTGTTGACTATATATTGCTGTGAGTCAATTGTGTGTTCCAACATAATAGATCCTTCAAATGCTACTTAAATAGTTTCAATCGCTATAGGTCTCATATTCACCGCTCCACCCCTTCTCTCTGGCAATTTTTACCGCTTCGGCGTGAATTTTTTTATGCCGCTGCTGTAGTTCAGGGGGAAGCAGGCTGACTAGGCAACCATATTTATCCCACTCTCTGTTGACTTTATCTTGTAGGTTATTGATGCCACCTAGATTCCACCCCTCACAGGTCTCATCTTCGGATAGCAGGCCGAAGACCCAAGCATCACGAATGGTTTTACCAATGGCGGTCATCCCGCCAAACATATCACTGTGGATGCCGACATATCTATCCGATCTACTCATGGTTACCTCTGCAATATAGATTAAAAAAGAGCAGTGAAATAGGTCACTGTTGTGGCTATTTTCCCAAAACGCAGTCGAATAAAAAAGCCCCTGTCCGTATCAGTCGGGCAGGGGCCACTGTGGTCGCTACCCTCGCAGCTTAAACCGCAGTGCCGTGATAGACAACCATCGAGGCACCGGGGCACTGGGCAAAGTTATCTAAGCCAAGCAGGCGGACATGGTTATTCGGGTGCGCTTGATGGCACGCATCGCACTCGGCTAAAATGGTATCGACATTGGTTTCGCCAAACATCGGTAACTTCCACATATACCAGTAACTACCACGCGCATTCTCAGGCTCGGTATGTTCAATAGATGGGTTCCAGCCTTTAGAGACAATATACTCGATCTGGCTGCGGATACGGGCACTATCCATCGGCTCCAGATAGGAAAATGTCTCAAATTTACGACTGCTGATATCGCTCAGGCTTGAGTTGTAGTCTTGCATCTCACTCATGTGAATCTCTCCAAAATGTTCGGTAGGGCATCGCTGCCCTACGGTTAAAGCGGTTGACTAGGATTAGGGTGCCTATTTGTGCGACACATCGAGCTTATCGACGGTGTCAAACTCGAATTTAATCTCTTTCCAAGTCTCCATGGCGGCACCGAGCTCAGGGCTATGCTTAGCCGCTGCGGTGAGAATCTCTTTGCCCTCTTTCTCCAGCACTCGACCTTGGTTACGCGCCTCAACACACGCCTCAACTGCAACGCGATTGGCCGCAGCGCCCGCCGCGTTACCCCAAGGGTGTCCGAGGGTACCCCCACCGAACTGTAGTACCGAGTCATCCCCAAAGATGCTCACCAGTGCCGGCATGTGCCAGACATGGATGCCGCCAGAGGCGACCGGAATCACCCCAGGCATGGAGCCCCAATCTTGATCGAAGAAGATGCCACGGGAGCGATCCTCTTTGATGAAGGAGTCACGCATAATATCGATCCAGCCTAAAGTGGCCTCACGATCACCTTCGAGTTTCCCGACAACGGTACCTGAGTGGAGATGGTCACCGCCGGAGAGGCGCAGACACTTAGTCAGGACGCGAAAGTGGATCCCGTGGTGAGGGTTACGGTCGAGCACCGCATGCATGGCGCGGTGGATGTGGAGTAGCATACCGTTATCACGACACCAGCGAGCGAGCTGGGTGTTGGCCGCAAAGCCACTGGTTAAAAAGTCGTGCATAATGATGGGGGCACCAATCTCTTTAGCATACTCAGCCCGTTTCATCATCTCATCGGCTGTCGGCGCGGTCACATTCAGATAGTGGCCTTTGCGCTCGCCGGTCTCAGCTTCCGCCTTGACGATAGCCTCCATAACGAAGTCAAAGCGGTGCTTCCAGCGCATAAAGGGCTGAGAGTTGACATTTTCGTCATCTTTAGTGAAGTCGAGGCCACCGCGCAGCCCCTCATAACAGGCGCGGCCATAGTTTTTAGCCGATAGACCGAGCTTGGGTTTAATCGTACAGCCGAGCATGGGGCGGCCATATTTGTTCATAATGTCGCGCTCAACTTGAATCCCTTGGGGCGGGCCGTTGCAGCTCATGACATAGGCGACTGGGAAGCGGATATCCTCCAGACGCAGGGCTCGTAGCGCTTTAAAACCAAAGACATTACCCACCAGTGAGGTCAGGACATTAACCACCGAGCCCTCTTCAAACAGATCGATGGGGTAGGCGATAAAGGCGTAGAAGCAGGTATCATCTCCGGGGACATCTTCGATGGCGTAGGCGCGGCCTTTATAGTAGTCAAGATCGGTTAACAGATCAGTCCAGACGGTTGTCCATGTTCCGGTAGAAGATTCAGCCGCAACGGCTGCCGCCACCTCTTCCCGAGGGACACCGGGCTGAGGCGTCACTTTAAAACATGCCAAAATATCGGTATCGACGGGAGTGTACTCCGGCATCCAATAGGTTTCGCGGTACTCTTTGACACCGGCATCATACTTCTTAGCCATACGGCCTCCTGTTGGGTTTCAGCAACAAAAAATAGGTAGTTTTAGGGGTATCCTTGGATTTCAGTCGGGAGTCTGCTGTTAGCCAGTTGATGCAATCGTTCCTGACCGAAAGTCGGCAGTATAGTGAGCTTAATTGATAAATACAACACAAAGATTTTCTCTCAATGTATAGTCAATAGGCTATTGATTAAGTAAATATATTCATTTTTAATAACTTACAGGCAATGGTAACGATAGTCTTTCTTCTATACATCGCCTTTGGCCATGGATAAATTGTGGTCTTTAGTGCTGGGTTGAAGAGGGATCGTCATGGCCGTTATCGAGTTGGTAGCGCCTCATTTTGCGCCATAGGGAGACTCTATCGATGCCGAGAATTTTGGCAGCTTGGGTGCGGTTATGGCCGACTCGCTGTAAGACTTCGGTAATATATTGCGCTTCTCGTTCGGCGAGGGTCGTTAAGGGGGGGAGGGGGGAGCGACGTAAGTGCGGTGAATTCTGCACCTCTGGCTGTAGGTGAGGGGGGAGTTCGGTGAAGCAGATCTCTCTCCCTCGGGCGAGAGCGACCGCCCGTTCGATAATATTCTCTAGTTCACGAATGTTGCCGGGGAAGGGGTAGTGGGTTAGGTAGTCGAGCACTTCTGGCGCTATTGTGTCGATATTGCGCTCCATGCGCCGAGTATGTTTGCGTAAAAAGTGGAGCGCTAGCAGTGGGATATCGCCTTGGCGCTGTCGCAGTGGCGGCAGCGTTAGCTCTACTACATTGAGACGATAGTAGAGATCTTGGCGAAATTCGCCGTTCGCGACCCTATGCGACATATTGCGATGGGTCGCCGATAAGATACGCACATCGACCGGTGTGACTGAGGTGGAGCCTAGTGGCTGTATCTCGTGCTCTTGCAGTACCCGCAGTAGCTTTACTTGCATCGATAGTGACATTTCACCAATCTCATCGAGGAGTAGGGTACTGCCGTTAGCCGCTTCAATCAGTCCGGTTTTGCGCTGTGCCGCGCCGGTAAATGCCCCTTTTTCGTGGCCGAAGAGTTCGTTCGCTAGCAGCTCCTCCTGTAGCGCACCGCAGTTAATCGCCATAAAGGGGCGGCGGTGGCGACCACTGTGGGCGTGAATATAGCGGGCTAGTAGCTCTTTACCGGTACCGCTCTCGCCACTAATGAGTACGCTGGTGGTGGCGGTGGCTAGCTGTCGTGCCATCTGTAGTAGCTGCTCCATGGTCGAATCTTGGGTGATAATGAGCGGGATAGTGTGGCGTTTTTCGAGCTGCTGTTTCAGTTGCTGGTTCTCTTGTTTGAGATCGACAACATTGAGGGCGTTACGAATAATTTGTCTAACTTCATTCAGATGAAAGGGTTTGGCGATATAGTGAAATGCGCCCGCTTTCATCGCCGCTACCGCCGATTCGAGCGTGGCAAAGCCGGTAATCATAATGACTGCACTATCGGGTTGGTAGCGACCGCTTAGCTCTAGTAGTGTCATGCCATCAGTGTGATCGATATGCAGATCGGTAAGGATGAGATCGAATCTTTGCTGCTGGATGAGCTGTTTCGCCTCTGCGCCGCTAGTGGTGGTCGTGACCCGATACCCCTCTTTACGGCAGAGGTGGGCGAGATTGGTGACTGCGTTAGGTTCGTCATCGACAATTAAGATCTCTCTACTCATTATCGAGTCGTCTCGGTGGGGGGAAGAGTAGCGTCACTGCGGTGCCGTGTCCTGGGGGGGAGTGGATGGCAATCATTCCGTCGTGCTCTTTAACTATCTCCTGCACAATCCAGAGTCCAAGCCCGCTCCCCTCTGAGGGGGGTTTGGTGGTGAAGAAGGGATCAAAGAGTTGTGGTTGGTGCTGGGGCGAGATCCCGCTGCCGTTATCGTTAACCACTATCTCGATAAAGGGGCCGCTATCGTCACTAGCTGAGGGGAGGTAACCGGCCATCGTGGCGTTGTTCGGTAGTAGCGGCCTGTCGCTGTAAGTG carries:
- a CDS encoding BMC domain-containing protein, whose protein sequence is MISLRTYVYIDALQPQLAAYIATASQGFLPVPGDACLWVEVSPGMAVHRLTDRALKATRVHLAQQVVERAYGSMVIHQRDQSDVIEAGRAILATMGAKQSDRQQCKIAWQETIRGMSPDHTVLINRQDRRGNMILPGQSMFILETEPAGYIVYAANQAEKAADISLIDVRAVGAYGRLILSGREGAIDEAAQAAITAVNNPSGT
- a CDS encoding sigma-54-dependent Fis family transcriptional regulator, whose amino-acid sequence is MSREILIVDDEPNAVTNLAHLCRKEGYRVTTTTSGAEAKQLIQQQRFDLILTDLHIDHTDGMTLLELSGRYQPDSAVIMITGFATLESAVAAMKAGAFHYIAKPFHLNEVRQIIRNALNVVDLKQENQQLKQQLEKRHTIPLIITQDSTMEQLLQMARQLATATTSVLISGESGTGKELLARYIHAHSGRHRRPFMAINCGALQEELLANELFGHEKGAFTGAAQRKTGLIEAANGSTLLLDEIGEMSLSMQVKLLRVLQEHEIQPLGSTSVTPVDVRILSATHRNMSHRVANGEFRQDLYYRLNVVELTLPPLRQRQGDIPLLALHFLRKHTRRMERNIDTIAPEVLDYLTHYPFPGNIRELENIIERAVALARGREICFTELPPHLQPEVQNSPHLRRSPLPPLTTLAEREAQYITEVLQRVGHNRTQAAKILGIDRVSLWRKMRRYQLDNGHDDPSSTQH
- a CDS encoding ribulose bisphosphate carboxylase small subunit — its product is MSEMQDYNSSLSDISSRKFETFSYLEPMDSARIRSQIEYIVSKGWNPSIEHTEPENARGSYWYMWKLPMFGETNVDTILAECDACHQAHPNNHVRLLGLDNFAQCPGASMVVYHGTAV
- a CDS encoding CbbQ/NirQ/NorQ/GpvN family protein, with product MLEHTIDSQQYIVNTEPYYESVADEVALYEAAYNVRMPMMLKGPTGCGKSRFVEYMAWKLQRPLITVACNEDMTASDLVGRFLLDKDGTKWQDGPLTTAARLGAICYLDEIVEARQDTTVVIHPLTDHRRTLPLDKKGELVVAHPDFQLVISYNPGYQSLMKDLKQSTKQRFGGLDFDYPCEEKEVAIVAKESGVDSTTAAKLVQIAHRARNLKGHGLDEGISTRLLVYAGQLIHKGIEPASACSMTMVTPLTDDPDMRDTLKAAVQTFFG
- a CDS encoding VWA domain-containing protein; this translates as MSIQLEEYREFLDSVPAIREVLEGTFHEAARLMSPTGLRDYLEGAKALCKLGRGNDLVITYLQEMPLVVKECGEDIINDCLTAAMKLSSMVSGEVITLLLSSLPSAARHLGDAELLRGYLTLMHQLSSTAARGVRPMLNHIDELLSKLTLSGLRRWANFGAQAYRRDFNNLTAYFNLESADSKAVLQRERRGVLFVKTQRKLNFYLRALWGRDFFLRPTGADYTDFRPYIEHHILHLPDAVDDIGSSENPILGLELYRATAAHMASHLCYTTSPLSAEQLSPAQLFFIGLLEDARVEYRAATEFPGLKKLWQTLLRLPQTERAEHETMPILESMALMLLDSEVQCDDEQLNRFAARFHANIDTKRDDNRFSWQMGLELFTIFSQRKAVPSLRILERIRIPYRDDNRYIWEFDELMWQSSGNHYLPASQRQVRRVMTIMEMANEVDCELAGDDAQEIWSCPDEMFPYEDDLTTTKSFNEMWGKEPISDPFHYPEWDYQIQLARPDWVTLYERRPLRANPADIDQILLEYRPIAHRIKQIIDLLTPEGVQRVRNMEDGDEIDINAAVDAMVAIRMGEQPSPRITMRNVIKSRDLAVVVLMDLSESTNETMAGTDKTVLQLTREAATLVSIAIQGIGDPFALHGFASDGRHDVHYYRFKDIGQKFDDEVKSRLAGMRGGLSTRMGAALRHAGYHLSKQPEQRKLILLVTDGEPADIDERDPQHLRHDTKKAVEELYSSGILTYCLTLDPHADHYVRRIFGDNNYTIIDHVDRLPEKLPLLFASLTK
- a CDS encoding form I ribulose bisphosphate carboxylase large subunit translates to MAKKYDAGVKEYRETYWMPEYTPVDTDILACFKVTPQPGVPREEVAAAVAAESSTGTWTTVWTDLLTDLDYYKGRAYAIEDVPGDDTCFYAFIAYPIDLFEEGSVVNVLTSLVGNVFGFKALRALRLEDIRFPVAYVMSCNGPPQGIQVERDIMNKYGRPMLGCTIKPKLGLSAKNYGRACYEGLRGGLDFTKDDENVNSQPFMRWKHRFDFVMEAIVKAEAETGERKGHYLNVTAPTADEMMKRAEYAKEIGAPIIMHDFLTSGFAANTQLARWCRDNGMLLHIHRAMHAVLDRNPHHGIHFRVLTKCLRLSGGDHLHSGTVVGKLEGDREATLGWIDIMRDSFIKEDRSRGIFFDQDWGSMPGVIPVASGGIHVWHMPALVSIFGDDSVLQFGGGTLGHPWGNAAGAAANRVAVEACVEARNQGRVLEKEGKEILTAAAKHSPELGAAMETWKEIKFEFDTVDKLDVSHK
- a CDS encoding SulP family inorganic anion transporter; translated protein: MQLINEIRFDNLRGDLFGGVTAAIIALPMALAFGVASGAGPAAGLYGAVLVGLFAALFGSTPTLISEPTGPMTVVMTAVIASLMAANPDNGMAMAFTVVMLAGLFQMLFGVLRLGRYVTMMPYTVVSGFMTGIGIILIILQLGPLLGQAPPPGGVVGSVTSLPELIAAIKPAETLLAVMTFALILFFPNAWRRYLPPQLVALVAGTFIAVWFLSESDIRQIGPIPMGLPQLQLPHFTAAQWQAMVMDGVVLAVLGSIDALLTSVIAENLTRKQCSSDKELIGQGIGNLASGLFGGIPGAGATMGTVVNIQTGAKTALSGVTRALLLLVVVLWAADLTAHIPLAVLAGIAIKVGIDIIDWSFLRRAHRVSTKAAVIMYGVILLTVFVDLITAVVIGVFIANLLTIERMAKIQSRSLEAIQHADGSGSMSQDEQMLMERAQGKILVFVLGGALIFGVAKAISRKRAVLADHQVLVLDFTQVPMLGVSSSLAIEQMILEDRANNKPVYLVGMQQSIHKRLANMGVLQQVGEENILQTRQEALERANRYLDQKQLEDAEVAVAIVAKSGRSDIRLFGGR
- a CDS encoding NUDIX domain-containing protein; translation: MHRLQLLTLLSHYTTRFMDEAAFVKNTLDFVQQHENCFDRELQIGHVTGSAWVVSRDRQQVLLLHHKKLDQWFQPGGHADGEADIVHVALKETAEESGLPEEAIHLVSDALFDVDIHTIAANLHDNRHLHFDIRFLVEVDERLPVPGNDESHQILWVPLYRTLQFNNNRSTYRMLEKTRRLQLHHFARSI